The following proteins are co-located in the Nocardia bhagyanarayanae genome:
- a CDS encoding TMEM165/GDT1 family protein: protein MIATILLSIGIVFLAELGDKSQLMALTFALRYRWWVVLGGIATATAGVHLISVAVGYFLGAALPTRAIALVAALTFLAVGLWTLREHAGAPDEDDEPRPPRSTAAPFLVVLSAFLLAELGDRTMFATAALATDNSWFGVWLGSTVGMVAADALAIAVGIAVGKHLPERLIGICSGLLFLYFGSTTLLGAAVPSLGMWASAGIAAVVPVTVGAVVLMRRVRTASVVEVEGVVAEGAQRGR, encoded by the coding sequence ATGATCGCCACCATCCTGCTGAGCATCGGCATCGTCTTCCTTGCCGAACTCGGAGACAAGTCCCAGCTCATGGCGCTGACGTTCGCGCTGCGCTATCGCTGGTGGGTGGTGCTCGGCGGCATCGCGACCGCGACCGCCGGCGTGCACCTGATCTCGGTCGCGGTCGGTTACTTCCTCGGCGCGGCCCTGCCCACCCGCGCCATCGCCTTGGTCGCCGCCCTCACCTTCCTCGCGGTCGGCCTGTGGACGTTGCGCGAACACGCCGGCGCTCCCGACGAAGACGACGAGCCGCGACCGCCCCGCTCCACCGCGGCGCCGTTCCTCGTCGTCCTCTCCGCCTTCCTGCTCGCCGAACTCGGCGACCGGACCATGTTCGCCACGGCCGCCCTCGCCACCGACAACAGCTGGTTCGGCGTGTGGCTCGGCTCCACCGTCGGCATGGTGGCCGCCGACGCGCTCGCCATCGCGGTGGGTATCGCGGTGGGCAAGCACCTGCCGGAGCGGCTCATCGGCATCTGCTCGGGGCTGTTGTTCCTCTACTTCGGTAGCACCACCCTGCTCGGCGCGGCGGTTCCGTCGCTGGGTATGTGGGCGAGCGCGGGAATCGCCGCGGTCGTGCCAGTGACGGTGGGCGCTGTGGTCCTGATGCGTCGCGTTCGAACGGCGTCGGTGGTCGAGGTCGAAGGGGTTGTCGCAGAAGGCGCTCAGCGCGGGCGCTGA